TCAAGGGAATGCCGTTCGCTTCATGGTATTCAAAACATACCCAATGGATCTAAATACATTAAACCGACTTGACAAGTTGCGAAGATTAAAAAGCAGAGGACCAAAAACTCCTAAGTGGCTGAAACCTTACCATCTGCTGTTCATGGCTTTCCTGGCCGTTTTTATCTTTGGAGCCATTATCAAAATTTTAGAACAAAATCATTAAAATTATGAACTATTCAGAAGCCGTACAGGAAATTGCCGAGATCATTCCCGACTTTGAAAATGAACTCGTAAAAACCACACCTCAGAATTCTTACACTGTGACCCGAAATTTCACGGAATGTATCAAAAATATGATCCGGCAGAACGACAGAAATGTTTTATTTAAAAGCCTTCATAAAATGGATAAAATTTATACTGATGGTGATACTGCTTTAAAAAATGCAGTAGAGGGGGTTTTTATCTTTTCTCTGGACAATTGTACCGCTTTTTGTCCGGAAGAATATAGAAAAGTGATCTTTAGTCACATTTCAAAGGGATTGCAGCAAACCTATTCGAGACAAATCTACAATCATGGCCTATAAATTTCGTTACATTTTTAGGGTGTTTCATTACAAAATGAAATAATACTAAAAAACAAAACCTATTCAAATTCAACACATTATGAAAACAAAGATCAGAAGGATATCTGACTGGGAAACGTGGAAAACCACCACCAACAGGCACAATACAGAGTTATTGCTTACTCACATCGCTGTGATTATAGGGGTATTCATTTTTGCTGCCATGCTATAATTTTGGTACACATTTCGCTGAAAGATAAATACTGAAAAATATTAGTTATGATGAAAGTACAAATGCAAGCTATTAATAAAAAAATAGCCGTTGAATACTTAAAATTTTTCTATCCACCACTCCGAAATGAAATCACTCAATTATCTGTACAGGAAAACTTTGCAGGCGTGATCCAGGCGACCATCAACTATTTAAAAGATATGCTACAGGAATCGAAGATCTACATCGTAGCTCATCATATCAAGCTAATGGACTGGATCTACAGAAACGGGGATTCTTATGTAAGAACCGTCATTGAAAACCTGTTTGTAAGATCATTGGAAAGTTTTAAAAAACATTCCAAGATCCAGCAGTGGCAGCTTCTTTATCAGAACATGCCCGATAATTTCCAGCTTATTTATAATGAGCAGCAGAAGCAGGACGAAATCTTTTTTGGCAAGTAAGAAAATAATTTAATTTGTAAGGCTCTTCAGGCATATTGTCTGGGGAGCTTTTTATTTTCCAAAAATTACACTTTTTTTACTATTAGATATTTAACTTAATATCAATGGTTTATTATCAAAAACAGCCTGTTTATTACACTTTCAACAAATTTTATCAATTATATTTCACCGTATGGTGCAAAATATTATCTTTGCATCCATAAATTTCACTATACAAAGAATTATCGGTATACTGTAATTTCAACCGCACCGGATTTTGTTCTTTTCTATTTCAGAAGAAAGTATCCGGAGTAAAAACAGACTATGAGAAAATTTATATATGTAATGGCTGCTTTTTCTTTAGCAGTCTTGGGGAGCTGTACTAATGAAGCGGCAAAATTGGATGATAATCAGATGGCACGTACGCCCGAACAGGTTATTAATATTACTTCATACGGAAGTTATCCTTCATCACTTTCAAAGTTTAAAACTTTATCGAAGGGAGCAACAGATCCTGATGATTTTACGGAAACCCGTGAATTTCAGTCTTCAGAATCTATCGTACTGCCACATCTTCAAATGTATATTTTCCCGGGATCCCTTCTGAAAGGGAATTCTATCCAGAATATGGACTTTAAACCTATTTCGGCCTCAGTAAAGCCTGTTACCGTTTCTATGTCTATTCCGGCTTTGAACAAAAAAACAGCATTTACGATAGACCAACCTTCATTGTCTAAGACCAGACAGCTGGTACAGGATTATATCCAGTCTGCAGATTTTACTCAGAACGGTACTTTAAGTTACAGTGTTGAACAGTTTACTTCTTATGATGAGCTGAAGGTAGCCTTCGGATCGAATGTAAATACCAGATCATTATTCGGAAAAAATTCTTCTTCTACAAATATCGAAGAGGGAATGATTTCAAAAAGAAGCGGATTTTATGTGAAATTTTACCAGACTTCTTTCACGCTGGATATGGATATTCCGGCAGGATCGCTTGTTAATGACAATAATTTTGACAGCGGCGGTGTGGAACCTGTTTATGTAAGTTCTATTTCTTACGGAAGAATGGGCGTTCTGTCTATTGAAACAAATGAGCAGGCAGATACAGCAAAAAAGACGATCAATGAGACCTTCAGCAAGCTATTTGTAAATGGAGAAAGTTCTCTGACCCAGGAGGAAAAAAACTTCCTGAATGGTGCTGATTTTAATTTATACCTGATTGGCGGAAGCGGCGTTACAGCAGTACAGTCTTTTCAGGGATATGCCGCTTTTGTAAATCATATTGCTAAAGGAAATTTCTCGAAAAGCCAGCCAGGAGTTCCTATTTTCTGTTCCTATTCTTACCTGAATGATAATTCTCCAGTGAAGACGACCTTCAAATTCGATATTAAAAAGAAGCCTGTTTACGTAGAGCTGAAAATAGAAAATATAGAAAATTTCAGAACTACATTTGGACCTACGCAGTTTGGTAAGATGGGAAAACTGACACTTCATTATTATGACAGCCGTTCCAGAACCAAAATGATTGCACCACCGTATGTGAAGTTTAAGATTAAAGCAGACAGAACGGCAACAGGAGATGATATTCTGGGCATTAAGAGTCCTTTCATCGATCAATATACCTATCCAAGGGAAATTACACTCCAAAATGCCGGGGGTGATACTTTCACCAATGTTTCAGGGTTTTACTCTACATCATGCATTTTTGACATGGCAAATCCCAATAATGCCACTTACTGTGCAAACCCGTTGAACATTGTTCTGGATAACGAACTCAGAAATTTCATGAACGGCCGAAATATGAGTCAGAGTGCAAAATACACCTATACTATTCTGCCTGATCCTAGCAACAGTTATATCGTAATCAATTAAGTTATGAAAAAATCTTTCTACATCATTCTTACTTCCCTGCTTGCAGTTTCATGCAGCGGTAACGATGATCATGTTATTGAAAATCCTAAGCCTGCAGAAAAGGAAGTATACAGTTTTGGGTATAAAAATTATAATGTCCGCAATATTTCTGCGTATAAAGGTCCTTCCGGGCAAAAAAATGAGGTCTCGGAATCTTACCTGAACTCCTACTGGAGTACTTATCAAGAGCCGGCCTGGAAAAAAATAAGCCTGGATCTGAAGAAGAGCTCCCTTCATCTTATCTCTGGAACGTCAGCAGATATTACATATAATGTGAAAATTGAGAAAGATTCGGTATTCATTAATGAAAACAACGGACAGAGTTTTATCGGAATTTTTAATAAAAATGAAGCTTTATTTACGCTTAAAAGATCTTTGATATCTATGAAAAAGATGCCGAGAGAAAATATAAGTGGTCTGATTTTTTCTCAAAAAGTAAGTTTTGGGATTACCGGTTACCAGGATGTTTTCGGGAACAGTATTTTCAGCAATCCGTCTGAAATGACAGAGGCAGGAGATGATGTTCTTTGGTGCAATATAGATTATTATTTTCCTTCTTTATAAATTTTAACGATGTGTAATCAGATCTCAGAAATATCCTTTCATGCATTTATTTGATCTGAAAACAGCCTCCCCTAACGAATTGTTGGGGGAGTTTTTATTTTTTTAGCTCAAATTTACATGATTTTTATCACTATAAAGAGAACTACATAAATTAAAACCAACCAGTTACATGTAATTAATCTTTTATTAATAATGGTTAACAAAGATTTAATCAATATATATTTCACTAATACGTGTAAAAACAATACTTTTGGGACCTCAAATTAAATTTATGAAAAGAATCATTTTACCCATTACATTACTGGTTTTAACTGGTATTTCTTCAATTTCATGTCGTCAGGATATTAATGAAGAAGCTCAAACTGTCATAGAAGGAGCAAAGACTTCCAGAGGAATTAATCCTGTTGTAAGTTTACCTTCCAAGTATTTAAATTATGACGAGGTTTCTGTAGGAGGAAATAAAGTTGCTTCCAAAACAACAACAGTCACTTTAAACAGTGACCAGATGGTTGTAACATCACCTAATAAAACGTTCATCGGCGGGGTTTACAATTCTACGACCCTGGACAATCTTTCGTATACGCCGATCTCTTATCCTGTAAAGCCAATTACGGTTTCTTATTCATTCCCGTCTGATTTTATTGTGGACACGATTGAAAAGCCTACGCTTTCCAGCATGAGATCTTCCATATTCAAAGCTATGCAGAGTGCCAACTTCAGTGGTCAGCAGTCGCTTGCTTTTGATTATAATATCAAGCAGTTTTCTTATTACAGTGAGCTTAAAATTGCATTCGGGGCTAATGTAAATATCGGAAGCATTTTCAGTATTGATATCAGCGGAAGCAACAATAAAGTGAAAAAAAATACGGGAATCTTTGCTAAGTTTACTCAGAAGAATTTCACCATTGATATGGATATTCCGGATAATGGGAATATTTTTAAAAATGAATCTGACCTGGATCTGGCAGCTTCTAAAAACCCGGTTTACATCAACTCTATCACCTACGGAAGACTTGGAATTATATCTCTGGAATCTGATTATTCTTATAACGAAACGGCTTTTGCTTTAAAGGCAGCATTAAATGCTAAAATGGTGAACGGATCTATCAGCATTGATGTTCAGAGTAAAAAAATTCTTGAAGAATCTGATCTGAAAGTATATATTCTCGGCGGTATAGGGTCTGATGCAGTACAAGTGGTACAGGGCTACACGGGCTTTATCAACTTTATTGTAAACGGAGGACAGTTTACAGCTAACGCTCCTGGAGTTCCAATTAACTTTACAGCAGCTCATGCTGGGGATAATTCTGTATACTATACCACTTTCACGGTAGAAAAATAATATGAAGAAATTAATATATCTAATGGCGGTCATTTCTATGGCTGCCTTAGAAAGTTGTACAAATGAGCTTGAAAGATCTGCGGAAGCTCAGGAAATGGCCCGGGCACCTCAGCAAGTAGTGAATGTGACTTCATTCGGAACGTATCCATCAGCATTATCCGGGAAAAACAGAAATATGCTGGCTAAGGGTGGTAATGCGGAAGAATTTACTGAAACCAAAGAGTTTGAATCTTCAGAATCTATCGTACTGCCACATCTTCAAATGTATATTTTCCCGGGATCTCTGCTGAAAGGGAATTCCATACAGGATATGAATTTTAAGCCCATTACGGCTTCGGTAAAGCCTGTTACCGTTTCGATGTCTATTCCAGCTTTGAATAAAAAGACAGCATTCACCATAGATCAGCCTTCTTTATCCAAAACAAGACAGCTGGTACAGGATTATATTCAGTCTGCTGATTTTACGCAGAATGGAACGCTGAGCTACAGTGTTGAGCAGTTTACTTCTTATGATGAGCTTAAAGTCGCCTTCGGATCGAATGTAAATACCAGATCATTATTTGGGAAAAATTCTTCTTCTACGAATATTGAGGAAGGAATGATTGCCAAAAGAACCGGTTTTTATGTAAAATTTTATCAGACGTCTTTCACTCTGGATATGGATATTCCCTCAGGATCGCTAGTTAATGACAATAATTTTGACAGTGGTGGTGTGGAGCCGGTGTATGTAAACTCCATTTCTTATGGAAGAATGGGTGTTTTGACTATCGAAACCAATGAGCTTACTGAAACAGCGAGAAAGACAATTAATGAATCATTCAGTAAATTATTTGTTAAAGGGGAAAGCTACCTGACGGAAGATGAAAAAAATTTCCTGAACGGTGCAGATTTCAATCTTTATATGATTGGTGGAAGCGGCGTTACAGCAGCTCAGTCTTTTAAGGGATATGAAGCATTTGTGAATCATATTTCAAAAGGAACTTTCTCGAAAAGCCAGCCTGGTGTTCCGATTTTCTGTACCTATTCTTATTTAAAGGATAATTCTCCGGTAAAAACTACATTTAAGTTTGACATCAAAAATCCGCCGGTTTATGTAAAACTTGTAAAGGAAAATATCACAAGTGGCCGTAATAGAAATGTAGACCTAAAGCTATATTTTTATTCCAGTAAGAGCCAGACCAATACGATTGCCCATCCCAGCATCCGTTTTGTGATCAATAAAATATCAAAAGTAGGAAGAAAAAATAGTGGTATGAATGGGCCATGGACTTTTACTACCACCAATGAGCCAATCATCCTTCAAAATGCAGGGATGAATATTAATATGAGTATTCCAAATCAAGTGCTGTCCCGTGAGAACGGGCCTTGTGTACCAAGGGGCAGATTCGGCTGTGAAGTGGTGCCTATTTACACAGAAGATGTGGAATACAGTATAGCACCGAGTGACAAGTACAACTATCTTGTTATAGATTAAAAATACATTGTATAGATGTGTAACCGGATAATAGAATATCCTTATATGATTAATCTGAAAAAGAACTCCCCACATTTTGTCCGGGAGTTTTGTTTTATTTATCTTTTTTCACAAAGACTTTTTGAATAATCAGAAGTTCCTGTTGATTCATCTTTGAACTTTTTTCTAGCTTGGCCATAAATGTAGAAACTTCATCAGGAGTTGCGGGTGATCCTAGATTTTCTCCCTTGCTGTCGAAGGAATCAGCAAGCACCTCTCCTTTTGGGTTTAAGATAATCCAGAAAGGGAGTCCTGCATTTTCTCCTTTATATTTATTCATCAATTCCTGTCCGCCGGGATTTTCAAGCTTTTTCTTGTCCCCTCTCTCCTGAACGTCGATATAAGTCGTCACAAATTTCTTATCGAAAATTGGTTTGGTTTCAGGAAGGTTCATATTTTTTTCCATTAGCTTACACCAGCCACACCATGAGGCATGAAATACCAGCAAAACATTTTTATTTTGGACTTTAGCTTCTGTCAGAGCTTTATTTAATTCTATATCTGCTTTTTCCTGCGCAGCATTCAGTTGAAACAGGAATAAAGAAGCAACGATGATCACTTTAAAAAATTTCATTTAAATTTTGGTTTGGTTTACTGATACTAATTTACATAAAAGTGGATACTCATATTTCATTTATTTAGAAAAATGTATATTTGAAATAAATCATCATATGTTGAATTAAAATAAACACAATGGCATATTGTTATACTTGTGGCCGTTCAGGGGCTTATCATCGCAAGAATGTTGTCACTGGTCACTCCTCATCCAGCCGTACCAATGTAACATATACAGGTCCCCGATTTCTGTGTGATGAATGTTCATTGAATATGGACAGATCCGCTTTGCAAGACAAAATTTATAACAGATATTTCATCATTCTAATTTTGTTGGTATTGATTTATTTTTTTAAAAGATAAAATGGCATATTCAGACAGTTTAAAACCGCTTAAAACTCATTTAGCCATACTAAATCTGGTCATTATAGGACTTATCCTTTTTCTGTTTATGGCACCGGGAAACTTATTGGGTCACAGCTCAATTAAGGATATCAATTCGGTTTCAGCCAAAATAATTGCTAAAAACGGGGCATCAATTAGGGACATGCCTTCCAGAAAAGGCAAAGTAATAGTAATTGCCCCTGTAAATTCGGAAATAAAGATTATTCAGAGAAAGGTTCAAAGTGATATAATTGATCACAAACCGGGAAGTTGGGTGAAGGTTGAATATTTAGGAAAAACGGGCTATATCTGGGAACATCTTATTGATTAAAATAATTTTACTATATCAGAAATACTACTGTAATAAGAAGAAAACCGCTGCAAATATGATATTTACAGCGGTTTTTATAATGATATGCTATTAATCTATAGCTAATTATTTTACTTCTTCGAAGTCTGCATCCTGTACATCTTCAGCTCCTCCTCCATTATTGGTATCTCCAGGATTTTGAGCACCTGCTTCAGCACCTGGCTGTTGACCAGCGGCATATAATTCTTCAGAAGCTGCCATCCATGCTGCATCTAAAGCTTCTGTTTTAGCTTTAACATCATCCGCATTTTTAGCTTCAAAAGCTGTTTTCAATTCTCCGTGAGCTGCTTCAATTGCTGCTTTCTTGTCAGCGGATAATTTCTCACCGAATTCTTTCAACTGCTTTTCAGTCTGGAAGATCAATCCGTCAGCTTTGTTGAAGATCTCAACTTCTTCTTTTCTCTTAGCATCTGCTGCAGAGTTTTCCTGAGCTTCTTTCTTCATTCTTTCGATTTCTTCGTCAGAAAGACCTGAAGAAGCCTGGATTTTGATCGTTTGTTCTTTCCCGGTTCCTTTATCCTTAGCAGAAACGCTTAAGATACCATTCGCATCAATATCGAAAGTTACTTCAATCTGAGGAACTCCTCTTGGTGCCGGTGGAATATCTGCAAGATCAAATCTACCGATCTCTTTGTTATCGTTGAACATTGCTCTTTCTCCCTGTCCTACTCTGATGCTTACAGCTGGCTGGTTGTCAGAAGCTGTAGAGAAAACTTCAGATTTCTTAGTTGGGATCGTAGTGTTTGCATCAATTAATTTAGTGAATACAGAACCCATTGTTTCGATACCTAAAGAAAGCGGCGTAACGTCAAGAAGCAATACATCTGTTACATCTCCTGTCAATACTCCTCCCTGAATAGCAGCTCCAACAGCAACTACCTCATCCGGGTTAACTCCTTTTGAAGGTTTTTTACCGAAGAATTTTTCTACTTCTTCCTGAATGATAGGGATTCTTGTAGAACCACCTACTAAAAGTACTTCATCAATATCAGAAGTTGATAGACCTGCATCTTTCAATGCTTTTGCTACCGGCTCCATAGATCTTCTTACAAGATCAGCAGCTAACTGCTCAAATTTAGCTTTAGTTAAAGTCTTCACTAAGTGTTTAGGACCTGTAGCTGTAGCCGTTATATAAGGTAAGTTGATCTCAGTCTGAGGAGAAGAAGATAACTCGATTTTTGCTTTTTCAGCAGCTTCTTTCAATCTCTGAAGGGCAATAGCGTCAGTTTTAAGGTCTACTCCTTCTTCAGCTTTGAATTCATCAGCCATCCAGTTGATGATCACATCATCAAAGTCATCACCACCTAAGTGGGTATCACCGTTTGTAGACAATACTTCAAATACACCGTCTCCTAAATCAAGGATAGAGATATCGAAAGTACCTCCTCCAAGGTCATATACAGCAATCTTCTGATCTTTGTGGCTTTTATCCAAACCATAAGCCAAAGCAGCTGCAGTAGGCTCGTTAATGATTCTTTCTACTTTAAGACCTGCAATTTCTCCAGCTTCTTTAGTAGCTTGTCTCTGCGCATCGTTGAAATAAGCAGGAACAGTAATTACTGCTCTTGTTACCTCCTGGCCAAGATAATCTTCTGCAGTT
The Chryseobacterium sp. W4I1 DNA segment above includes these coding regions:
- a CDS encoding thiol-activated cytolysin family protein, which produces MRKFIYVMAAFSLAVLGSCTNEAAKLDDNQMARTPEQVINITSYGSYPSSLSKFKTLSKGATDPDDFTETREFQSSESIVLPHLQMYIFPGSLLKGNSIQNMDFKPISASVKPVTVSMSIPALNKKTAFTIDQPSLSKTRQLVQDYIQSADFTQNGTLSYSVEQFTSYDELKVAFGSNVNTRSLFGKNSSSTNIEEGMISKRSGFYVKFYQTSFTLDMDIPAGSLVNDNNFDSGGVEPVYVSSISYGRMGVLSIETNEQADTAKKTINETFSKLFVNGESSLTQEEKNFLNGADFNLYLIGGSGVTAVQSFQGYAAFVNHIAKGNFSKSQPGVPIFCSYSYLNDNSPVKTTFKFDIKKKPVYVELKIENIENFRTTFGPTQFGKMGKLTLHYYDSRSRTKMIAPPYVKFKIKADRTATGDDILGIKSPFIDQYTYPREITLQNAGGDTFTNVSGFYSTSCIFDMANPNNATYCANPLNIVLDNELRNFMNGRNMSQSAKYTYTILPDPSNSYIVIN
- a CDS encoding thiol-activated cytolysin family protein, producing the protein MKRIILPITLLVLTGISSISCRQDINEEAQTVIEGAKTSRGINPVVSLPSKYLNYDEVSVGGNKVASKTTTVTLNSDQMVVTSPNKTFIGGVYNSTTLDNLSYTPISYPVKPITVSYSFPSDFIVDTIEKPTLSSMRSSIFKAMQSANFSGQQSLAFDYNIKQFSYYSELKIAFGANVNIGSIFSIDISGSNNKVKKNTGIFAKFTQKNFTIDMDIPDNGNIFKNESDLDLAASKNPVYINSITYGRLGIISLESDYSYNETAFALKAALNAKMVNGSISIDVQSKKILEESDLKVYILGGIGSDAVQVVQGYTGFINFIVNGGQFTANAPGVPINFTAAHAGDNSVYYTTFTVEK
- a CDS encoding thiol-activated cytolysin family protein; the protein is MKKLIYLMAVISMAALESCTNELERSAEAQEMARAPQQVVNVTSFGTYPSALSGKNRNMLAKGGNAEEFTETKEFESSESIVLPHLQMYIFPGSLLKGNSIQDMNFKPITASVKPVTVSMSIPALNKKTAFTIDQPSLSKTRQLVQDYIQSADFTQNGTLSYSVEQFTSYDELKVAFGSNVNTRSLFGKNSSSTNIEEGMIAKRTGFYVKFYQTSFTLDMDIPSGSLVNDNNFDSGGVEPVYVNSISYGRMGVLTIETNELTETARKTINESFSKLFVKGESYLTEDEKNFLNGADFNLYMIGGSGVTAAQSFKGYEAFVNHISKGTFSKSQPGVPIFCTYSYLKDNSPVKTTFKFDIKNPPVYVKLVKENITSGRNRNVDLKLYFYSSKSQTNTIAHPSIRFVINKISKVGRKNSGMNGPWTFTTTNEPIILQNAGMNINMSIPNQVLSRENGPCVPRGRFGCEVVPIYTEDVEYSIAPSDKYNYLVID
- a CDS encoding thioredoxin family protein translates to MKFFKVIIVASLFLFQLNAAQEKADIELNKALTEAKVQNKNVLLVFHASWCGWCKLMEKNMNLPETKPIFDKKFVTTYIDVQERGDKKKLENPGGQELMNKYKGENAGLPFWIILNPKGEVLADSFDSKGENLGSPATPDEVSTFMAKLEKSSKMNQQELLIIQKVFVKKDK
- a CDS encoding SH3 domain-containing protein; protein product: MAYSDSLKPLKTHLAILNLVIIGLILFLFMAPGNLLGHSSIKDINSVSAKIIAKNGASIRDMPSRKGKVIVIAPVNSEIKIIQRKVQSDIIDHKPGSWVKVEYLGKTGYIWEHLID
- the dnaK gene encoding molecular chaperone DnaK, producing MSKIIGIDLGTTNSCVAVMEGKDPVVIPNAEGKRTTPSIVAFTEDGERKVGDPAKRQAVTNPKKTVYSIKRFIGTHFKEDAKEISRVPYEVVAGPNDTVKVKIDDREYTPQEISAMTLQKMKKTAEDYLGQEVTRAVITVPAYFNDAQRQATKEAGEIAGLKVERIINEPTAAALAYGLDKSHKDQKIAVYDLGGGTFDISILDLGDGVFEVLSTNGDTHLGGDDFDDVIINWMADEFKAEEGVDLKTDAIALQRLKEAAEKAKIELSSSPQTEINLPYITATATGPKHLVKTLTKAKFEQLAADLVRRSMEPVAKALKDAGLSTSDIDEVLLVGGSTRIPIIQEEVEKFFGKKPSKGVNPDEVVAVGAAIQGGVLTGDVTDVLLLDVTPLSLGIETMGSVFTKLIDANTTIPTKKSEVFSTASDNQPAVSIRVGQGERAMFNDNKEIGRFDLADIPPAPRGVPQIEVTFDIDANGILSVSAKDKGTGKEQTIKIQASSGLSDEEIERMKKEAQENSAADAKRKEEVEIFNKADGLIFQTEKQLKEFGEKLSADKKAAIEAAHGELKTAFEAKNADDVKAKTEALDAAWMAASEELYAAGQQPGAEAGAQNPGDTNNGGGAEDVQDADFEEVK